The window GTGAAGCGGTTGGTTATGGTCAGGGTGGTGTCAATGAATCGCTCGACACAGCTCACCAGGCATGTCTCCGTCCGGTAGTCCAGCTTCGAGCCTGGACTGTCTACGCACTTGTCCCAGCAGATGTCAGTGAAGTTGTGCACCTGGAATCAGAATAAAAAGCTGGTTAACAGAAAACTTATATCACTCTGGGATTAATAAATCACAGCAATGAACCTCTGAACAGATAAGGATAGATTTTGGTCATATTTATTACCAGTGAACACTGACTGGGCCTAAAGCCTGCCCGAGGATTGATTTCAGAGACCAataacaacactgacatttaagagtttttaaaaataaaattcacttATAACAATATTCCTTTaagataaaaatgttaaaaagcaCACATTTTCAGTAGGACGGCCTTAAATCTGGTCATTTATGAACTGTAACAGTGATACTGACTGGAGTTGCTTCTCATTTGTCTTAAATGTCTCCTCATTTTGTGTCTTATCCCTGTATCTTACTCCTTGCCACTGCAGACGTGAGGAGTAGGTGGAATGAGAGAGGAATTGAGGAGATACATTTTCAGTGAAGTGAGGCGTTCGTCCCTGTGAGCCATCATTTGAAGCGACGTCAGTTTCTGAAGATGACGgcacagctggatcagctgaGAGTGTTTCTGAGGAGTTTATATTTGCACAGATAATGTGATGGACTGTCCAAATAATAATTAGGGTGCACAGAGACTACTGTCAATACAGTGGTGATTTTCTCCAACTAGACAGCAGCGAATGTGAAATATCTTTTCATGTTTCCCCTTAAACAGACAGGGTGTCAAACATCTGAACATTCATCAAAAACTTTATGTATtaattgtatttgtatttattgatATCCTCTTTGTAAACCAATTATCTAATAATGTGCATTATGATGAGAATGTGTTTCACTTTgtataaataatttatattcGTACATAGtttgaataaaatggaaattacTACACATCAAAATATACTTTCTACCTGATGCAC of the Toxotes jaculatrix isolate fToxJac2 chromosome 9, fToxJac2.pri, whole genome shotgun sequence genome contains:
- the timm8b gene encoding mitochondrial import inner membrane translocase subunit Tim8 B translates to MDSFDNFSASEKAEATELQRMIAIEQQKAQFQAQVHNFTDICWDKCVDSPGSKLDYRTETCLVSCVERFIDTTLTITNRFTQMVQKGAH